One segment of Deltaproteobacteria bacterium DNA contains the following:
- a CDS encoding LLM class flavin-dependent oxidoreductase — MKFGIFYELSVPRPWDREAERKVYMNALEQVRLADELGFDQVWAVEHHFLEEYSHCSAPELFLTACAMQTKNIHVGHGIVVCVPQFNHPIRIAERAAVLDILSGGRLEFGTGRSAT, encoded by the coding sequence ATGAAATTCGGTATTTTTTATGAATTATCGGTTCCGCGTCCGTGGGACCGCGAGGCCGAGCGCAAGGTCTACATGAATGCACTGGAACAAGTGCGTCTGGCCGACGAGCTCGGCTTCGACCAAGTGTGGGCAGTCGAACATCACTTCCTGGAAGAATACTCGCATTGCTCGGCCCCAGAGTTGTTCTTAACTGCTTGCGCCATGCAAACCAAGAACATTCACGTCGGTCACGGCATTGTGGTCTGCGTACCGCAGTTCAATCATCCCATCCGCATCGCCGAGCGGGCCGCCGTCCTCGATATTCTTTCCGGCGGGCGTCTCGAATTCGGCACCGGACGCTCGGCCACT